From a region of the Syngnathoides biaculeatus isolate LvHL_M chromosome 2, ASM1980259v1, whole genome shotgun sequence genome:
- the chrm4a gene encoding muscarinic acetylcholine receptor M4 isoform X2, producing MFFIALVTGSLSLVTVTGNILVMLSIKVNRHLQTVNNYFLFSLACADLIIGVFSMNLYTVYIIVGYWPLGPVVCDLWLALDYVVSNASVMNLLIISFDRYFCVTKPLTYPARRTTKMAGLMIAAAWILSFILWAPAILFWQFIVGQRTVPPGECYIQFLSNPAVTFGTAIAAFYLPVIIMTVLYIHISLASRSRVSKHKPDKKEKKVSKAPSMTKSNMLKQNNNNESSPRKSPHMSPKLSLDSTTTVDEAVKNGRAGAAKSGGPHTPAQPSPGLTAQEEKESSNDSSTAFIPPTEPKASNDVICEAPTNSNPVPASLANPSMSKITSNSRWSKIKIVTKQAGDECITAIEIVPPVDGTERHSIPISRPRTVARKFASIARSQVKRKRQMAAREKKVTKTIFAILLAFIITWTPYNVMVLISTFCQSCVPDTVWAIGYWLCYVNSTINPACYALCNATFKKTFKNLLLCQYKNIGTR from the exons ATGTTTTTTATCGCCCTGGTCACTGGGTCGCTGAGCCTTGTGACTGTCACGGGGAACATTTTAGTCATGCTGTCCATCAAAGTCAACCGCCACTTGCAAACTGTCAATAACTATTTCTTGTTCTCATTGGCATGCGCTGACCTGATCATTGGTGTGTTCAGCATGAATTTATACACTGTTTATATCATCGTTGGATACTGGCCTCTTGGGCCCGTGGTCTGTGACCTGTGGCTTGCTTTGGATTACGTAGTGTCCAATGCATCAGTGATGAACCTGTTGATTATTAGTTTTGATCGTTACTTCTGTGTGACCAAGCCCCTCACGTACCCTGCGAGAAGGACCACAAAGATGGCGGGGTTGATGATTGCGGCAGCCTGGATCTTATCCTTCATCCTTTGGGCCCCCGCCATCTTGTTCTGGCAGTTCATCGTCGGGCAGAGGACGGTGCCACCTGGAGAATGTTACATTCAG TTCCTGTCGAACCCTGCGGTGACGTTTGGCACCGCAATAGCGGCGTTCTATCTCCCAGTTATAATTATGACCGTGCTCTACATCCACATCTCACTGGCATCAAGGAGCAGGGTTTCCAAACATAAACCCGacaagaaagagaagaaagtcTCAAA AGCACCCAGCATGACGAAGAGTAACATGCTaaaacagaacaacaacaatgaaagcAGTCCTCGGAAGAGTCCTCACATGAGTCCCAAGCTCAGTCTGGACTCGACAACCACTGTTGATGAGGCTGTGAAGAACGGCAGGGCGGGGGCAGCCAAATCGGGCGGACCACACACGCCGGCTCAACCCAGTCCTGGGCTCACAGCGCAG GAGGAAAAAGAGAGCTCCAATGATTCGTCCACAGCTTTCATTCCCCCAACAGAACCAAAAGCGAGCAATGATGTGATATGTGAG gCTCCAACTAATTCTAACCCAGTTCCAGCAAGTTTGGCAAATCCTTCCATGTCCAAAATCACATCCAACTCAAGGTGGTCTAAGATAAAGATCGTGACCAAGCAGGCCGGGGACGAATGCATCACAGCAATCGAGATTGTCCCGCCCGTGGACGGAACCGAGAGGCATTCCATCCCGATCAGCCGCCCCAGGACGGTGGCAAGGAAGTTCGCAAGCATCGCTCGGAGCCAAGTCAAGCGGAAAAGACAGATGGCCGCCAGGGAAAAGAAA GTGACCAAGACGATTTTTGCCATCCTGCTGGCTTTCATCATTACTTGGACCCCTTATAACGTCATGGTGCTGATCTCCACCTTCTGCCAGTCGTGCGTTCCCGACACCGTGTGGGCTATCGGCTACTGGCTGTGCTACGTCAACTCCACCATCAACCCGGCTTGTTACGCCCTTTGCAACGCCACTTTCAAAAAGACTTTTAAAAACCTGCTGCTCTGCCAATACAAGAACATTGGCACAAGATAA
- the chrm4a gene encoding muscarinic acetylcholine receptor M4 isoform X1, with product MMIFFFFLLTGEDQTGHVSSTFIGHAHTILELKGSSVNKSSDLLANATCNVSTNDSTFCSPAADGTGAASPYKAVEMFFIALVTGSLSLVTVTGNILVMLSIKVNRHLQTVNNYFLFSLACADLIIGVFSMNLYTVYIIVGYWPLGPVVCDLWLALDYVVSNASVMNLLIISFDRYFCVTKPLTYPARRTTKMAGLMIAAAWILSFILWAPAILFWQFIVGQRTVPPGECYIQFLSNPAVTFGTAIAAFYLPVIIMTVLYIHISLASRSRVSKHKPDKKEKKVSKAPSMTKSNMLKQNNNNESSPRKSPHMSPKLSLDSTTTVDEAVKNGRAGAAKSGGPHTPAQPSPGLTAQEEKESSNDSSTAFIPPTEPKASNDVICEAPTNSNPVPASLANPSMSKITSNSRWSKIKIVTKQAGDECITAIEIVPPVDGTERHSIPISRPRTVARKFASIARSQVKRKRQMAAREKKVTKTIFAILLAFIITWTPYNVMVLISTFCQSCVPDTVWAIGYWLCYVNSTINPACYALCNATFKKTFKNLLLCQYKNIGTR from the exons GATCCTCAGTCAACAAGTCCAGTGACCTGTTGGCCAACGCAACGTGCAACGTGTCCACCAATGATTCGACATTCTGCTCGCCGGCGGCCGACGGCACGGGAGCCGCGAGTCCGTACAAGGCGGTGGAGATGTTTTTTATCGCCCTGGTCACTGGGTCGCTGAGCCTTGTGACTGTCACGGGGAACATTTTAGTCATGCTGTCCATCAAAGTCAACCGCCACTTGCAAACTGTCAATAACTATTTCTTGTTCTCATTGGCATGCGCTGACCTGATCATTGGTGTGTTCAGCATGAATTTATACACTGTTTATATCATCGTTGGATACTGGCCTCTTGGGCCCGTGGTCTGTGACCTGTGGCTTGCTTTGGATTACGTAGTGTCCAATGCATCAGTGATGAACCTGTTGATTATTAGTTTTGATCGTTACTTCTGTGTGACCAAGCCCCTCACGTACCCTGCGAGAAGGACCACAAAGATGGCGGGGTTGATGATTGCGGCAGCCTGGATCTTATCCTTCATCCTTTGGGCCCCCGCCATCTTGTTCTGGCAGTTCATCGTCGGGCAGAGGACGGTGCCACCTGGAGAATGTTACATTCAG TTCCTGTCGAACCCTGCGGTGACGTTTGGCACCGCAATAGCGGCGTTCTATCTCCCAGTTATAATTATGACCGTGCTCTACATCCACATCTCACTGGCATCAAGGAGCAGGGTTTCCAAACATAAACCCGacaagaaagagaagaaagtcTCAAA AGCACCCAGCATGACGAAGAGTAACATGCTaaaacagaacaacaacaatgaaagcAGTCCTCGGAAGAGTCCTCACATGAGTCCCAAGCTCAGTCTGGACTCGACAACCACTGTTGATGAGGCTGTGAAGAACGGCAGGGCGGGGGCAGCCAAATCGGGCGGACCACACACGCCGGCTCAACCCAGTCCTGGGCTCACAGCGCAG GAGGAAAAAGAGAGCTCCAATGATTCGTCCACAGCTTTCATTCCCCCAACAGAACCAAAAGCGAGCAATGATGTGATATGTGAG gCTCCAACTAATTCTAACCCAGTTCCAGCAAGTTTGGCAAATCCTTCCATGTCCAAAATCACATCCAACTCAAGGTGGTCTAAGATAAAGATCGTGACCAAGCAGGCCGGGGACGAATGCATCACAGCAATCGAGATTGTCCCGCCCGTGGACGGAACCGAGAGGCATTCCATCCCGATCAGCCGCCCCAGGACGGTGGCAAGGAAGTTCGCAAGCATCGCTCGGAGCCAAGTCAAGCGGAAAAGACAGATGGCCGCCAGGGAAAAGAAA GTGACCAAGACGATTTTTGCCATCCTGCTGGCTTTCATCATTACTTGGACCCCTTATAACGTCATGGTGCTGATCTCCACCTTCTGCCAGTCGTGCGTTCCCGACACCGTGTGGGCTATCGGCTACTGGCTGTGCTACGTCAACTCCACCATCAACCCGGCTTGTTACGCCCTTTGCAACGCCACTTTCAAAAAGACTTTTAAAAACCTGCTGCTCTGCCAATACAAGAACATTGGCACAAGATAA